A genomic window from Thermoplasmata archaeon includes:
- a CDS encoding DNA-directed RNA polymerase subunit K, producing the protein MRYTRFEKARIIGARALQISMGSPILVDVPPGVVDPIEIAWVEFNSGAIPITVKREM; encoded by the coding sequence ATGCGGTACACGCGATTTGAGAAGGCCCGGATCATCGGAGCGCGGGCGCTGCAAATCAGCATGGGATCGCCAATCCTCGTGGACGTACCACCGGGCGTCGTCGACCCGATCGAGATCGCGTGGGTCGAGTTCAACAGCGGTGCGATCCCCATCACGGTGAAGCGCGAGATGTAG
- a CDS encoding Hsp20/alpha crystallin family protein has product MVRKNKPVSKEETSLARPMTDSPLTWFDEMDRWFDEFRRGVEERFWGPLARWGESGLRVRQPLVDLIDEGSEFVVRAEIPGVAKEDIDLNVTPHGIEIRAKTERSREEKDKEYYFQERSYQALGRFLSFPEEVKAELEAATLEDGVLEVRVPKKEPTQPSKPVKVRVD; this is encoded by the coding sequence ATGGTACGGAAGAACAAGCCAGTGTCCAAGGAGGAGACGAGCCTGGCGCGGCCGATGACGGACTCGCCGCTCACTTGGTTCGACGAGATGGACCGATGGTTCGACGAGTTCCGCCGAGGCGTCGAAGAGCGCTTCTGGGGCCCTCTCGCCCGCTGGGGCGAATCCGGGCTCCGAGTGCGGCAGCCGCTCGTGGACCTGATCGACGAAGGCTCCGAGTTCGTCGTGCGCGCGGAGATTCCGGGCGTCGCGAAGGAGGACATCGACCTGAACGTCACGCCGCACGGGATCGAGATCCGCGCGAAGACGGAACGCTCGCGGGAGGAGAAGGACAAGGAGTATTACTTCCAGGAGCGCAGCTACCAAGCGCTTGGCCGGTTCCTCTCGTTCCCGGAGGAAGTCAAGGCAGAGCTCGAGGCCGCGACGCTGGAAGACGGCGTCTTGGAGGTCCGCGTCCCGAAGAAGGAGCCGACCCAGCCATCAAAGCCCGTCAAGGTGCGGGTGGACTGA
- a CDS encoding CDC48 family AAA ATPase — protein sequence MASGREKFLRVAEAKAADAGRGSVRLDPEVMKILELKEGDIVLIEGAKSTAASVRRGYPEDANRGVIRMDGMQRRNAGVGIDDKVGLRRALARPAEKVSLAPTEPIRIMGGEQYMAQVLRGRAITRGDVISVSVMGRKFDFVVTSFSPGADAAVVEASTEVKIAEKPIKEEEAKVPKVDYEDIGGLGVEVRKVREMIELPLRHPELFERLGVEAPKGVLLHGPPGTGKTLLAKAVASETNANFHSISGPEIMSKFYGQSEENLRDIFKQAEENAPSIIFIDELDSIAPKRDEVTGEVERRVVAQLLALMDGLQARGKVVVIGATNRPNALDPALRRPGRFDREIEIGVPDRDGRLEILQIHTRGMPLSKDVDLKELAGLTHGYVGADLAALSKEAAMRSLRRILPDIDLQADLVPPEVLNKLEVTRDDFLQAYREMEPSTLREVLIEKPNVRWEDIGGLDEAKQELRESIEWPLRMNKVFAHFDARPPRGIIIFGPPGTGKTLLAKAVATESEANFISVRGPEFMSKWVGESERMVRETFRKAKTAAPCVIFFDEVDAITPVRGGAEDSQVTERVISQILTEMDGLEELHNVTVIAATNRMDLVDPALLRPGRFDRHIYIPPPDLATRKAILEIHTRKKPLAKEVDLNDIARRTDKYTGAELAAVCNEAAMLAIRETATEYPNLDETALKKVTIEKRHFEAALKRVQPQTGDPSLYSRMPSRFPESPEVS from the coding sequence ATGGCGAGCGGCCGTGAGAAATTCCTTCGGGTCGCCGAGGCGAAAGCGGCAGATGCCGGCCGCGGGAGCGTCCGCCTGGACCCCGAGGTCATGAAGATCCTCGAGCTGAAAGAAGGAGACATCGTGCTCATCGAAGGCGCGAAGTCCACCGCGGCAAGCGTTCGGCGCGGGTACCCGGAGGACGCGAACCGCGGCGTGATCCGCATGGATGGGATGCAGCGCCGAAACGCGGGCGTGGGCATCGACGACAAGGTGGGCCTGCGCCGGGCGCTCGCACGCCCCGCGGAAAAGGTCTCCCTTGCGCCGACGGAGCCGATTCGGATCATGGGCGGGGAGCAGTACATGGCCCAAGTCCTCCGGGGACGGGCGATCACCCGCGGGGACGTGATCAGCGTGAGCGTCATGGGCCGAAAGTTCGACTTCGTCGTCACGTCGTTCTCGCCCGGCGCCGACGCGGCCGTCGTCGAGGCGAGTACGGAGGTCAAAATCGCGGAGAAGCCAATCAAGGAGGAAGAGGCGAAAGTCCCGAAGGTCGACTACGAGGACATCGGCGGGCTTGGGGTGGAGGTCCGCAAGGTCCGAGAGATGATCGAGCTCCCCCTCCGGCATCCGGAGCTGTTCGAGCGGCTCGGCGTCGAGGCGCCGAAAGGCGTGCTCCTCCATGGGCCGCCGGGGACGGGGAAGACACTCCTGGCGAAGGCGGTCGCATCGGAGACCAACGCGAACTTCCACTCGATCTCCGGCCCGGAAATCATGTCGAAGTTCTACGGGCAGAGCGAGGAGAACCTGCGGGACATCTTCAAGCAGGCGGAGGAGAACGCGCCGAGCATCATCTTCATCGACGAGCTGGATTCGATCGCGCCGAAACGAGACGAGGTCACGGGCGAGGTCGAGCGTCGGGTCGTCGCCCAGCTCCTCGCCCTCATGGACGGCCTGCAAGCGCGCGGCAAGGTCGTCGTCATCGGAGCGACGAATCGACCGAACGCGCTCGATCCGGCGTTGCGGCGTCCCGGCCGGTTCGACCGTGAGATCGAAATCGGGGTGCCCGACCGCGACGGCCGGCTCGAAATCCTGCAGATCCACACCCGCGGCATGCCGCTCTCGAAGGACGTGGACCTGAAGGAACTCGCGGGGCTGACACACGGGTACGTCGGCGCGGACCTCGCCGCGCTGTCGAAGGAGGCCGCGATGCGGTCCTTGCGGCGGATCTTGCCGGACATCGATCTCCAAGCCGACTTAGTCCCACCGGAGGTCTTGAACAAGCTCGAAGTCACGCGAGACGATTTCCTGCAAGCGTACCGGGAGATGGAGCCGTCCACGTTGCGCGAGGTCCTCATCGAGAAGCCCAACGTCCGCTGGGAGGACATCGGCGGCCTCGACGAGGCGAAACAGGAATTGCGCGAGTCGATCGAATGGCCGCTGCGGATGAACAAGGTGTTCGCTCACTTCGACGCCCGGCCGCCGCGGGGCATCATCATCTTTGGACCGCCGGGCACCGGCAAGACGCTCCTGGCGAAGGCGGTCGCCACGGAATCCGAGGCGAACTTCATCTCCGTCCGCGGCCCCGAGTTCATGAGCAAATGGGTCGGCGAATCGGAGCGGATGGTGCGCGAGACCTTCCGGAAGGCGAAGACCGCCGCGCCGTGCGTCATCTTCTTCGACGAGGTCGATGCGATCACGCCGGTCCGGGGCGGCGCCGAGGATTCCCAGGTCACGGAGCGCGTGATCTCCCAGATTCTCACGGAGATGGATGGCCTCGAGGAACTGCACAACGTCACCGTGATCGCCGCGACGAACCGCATGGACCTCGTGGACCCCGCACTCCTCCGGCCCGGGCGCTTCGACCGGCACATCTACATCCCGCCGCCGGACCTCGCGACCCGCAAGGCAATCTTGGAGATCCACACGCGGAAGAAGCCGCTCGCGAAGGAAGTCGACCTGAACGACATCGCACGACGGACGGACAAATACACGGGCGCGGAACTCGCCGCCGTGTGCAACGAGGCCGCGATGCTCGCGATTCGCGAGACCGCGACGGAATATCCGAACCTCGATGAGACGGCGCTGAAGAAGGTGACGATCGAGAAGAGGCATTTCGAAGCCGCGTTGAAGAGAGTCCAGCCGCAGACGGGCGACCCGTCCCTCTACAGCCGGATGCCGTCGCGGTTCCCGGAGAGCCCCGAAGTGAGCTAA
- the mvk gene encoding mevalonate kinase → MAASAPGKLILFGEHAVVFGEPALCTAINLRAEVFVRPHKVWRADGGSIDEPRYRYVKAAIVKAKVRSPMWVEVRSMVPSGAGLGSSAAVTVATLGALHGTKGALDAPTIANEAFEVEHEVQGRASPIDTSTATAGGALLVLREPRQDLLWTIERDTRRWCLHRASLPDLDFVIGNTGVSAATGPLVAKVKERVDRDAKAAEMVREIGRITLDGLAALRRQDLVEAGRLMDRDHALLTELGVGHPMLDRLIAAARPSSYGAKLTGAGGGGSIVALTDRPEETAGAIRAAGGKAFVVRPESVGVTKLP, encoded by the coding sequence ATGGCGGCCTCCGCTCCCGGCAAGTTGATCCTCTTCGGAGAGCACGCAGTCGTCTTCGGCGAGCCCGCCCTTTGCACGGCGATCAACTTGCGCGCGGAGGTCTTCGTGCGCCCGCACAAGGTGTGGCGGGCGGACGGAGGGTCGATCGACGAACCTCGGTATCGATACGTGAAGGCGGCGATCGTCAAGGCGAAGGTCCGGAGCCCGATGTGGGTCGAGGTACGCTCGATGGTGCCGAGCGGGGCGGGCCTCGGATCGTCCGCCGCGGTCACGGTCGCGACCCTCGGTGCGCTCCACGGGACGAAAGGAGCCCTCGACGCGCCAACGATCGCCAACGAGGCGTTCGAGGTCGAGCACGAGGTCCAAGGCCGGGCGAGTCCGATTGACACGAGCACCGCGACGGCGGGCGGGGCGCTGCTCGTCCTCCGCGAGCCGCGGCAGGACCTCCTGTGGACGATCGAGCGCGACACGCGACGGTGGTGCCTCCACCGGGCGAGCCTCCCGGACCTCGATTTCGTGATCGGCAACACGGGCGTCAGCGCCGCGACCGGGCCCCTCGTAGCCAAGGTCAAGGAACGCGTCGATCGCGACGCGAAGGCGGCGGAGATGGTCCGGGAGATCGGTCGGATCACGCTCGACGGACTCGCCGCGCTGCGGCGGCAGGACCTCGTCGAGGCGGGACGTCTGATGGATCGGGACCACGCCCTCTTGACCGAGCTCGGCGTGGGCCATCCGATGCTCGACCGGCTCATCGCGGCCGCACGCCCTTCGAGCTACGGCGCGAAGCTCACCGGCGCCGGCGGAGGCGGGAGCATCGTGGCGCTCACCGACCGGCCCGAGGAGACCGCGGGGGCGATCCGCGCCGCGGGCGGGAAGGCGTTCGTCGTACGGCCCGAATCGGTTGGAGTGACGAAGCTGCCATGA
- the hutI gene encoding imidazolonepropionase produces the protein MMPAKAHKVRATRGEKAAAPGTLVVEHATELLTLRGPPGPRAGAAAAELGIVEDGAVYVEGDRIVDVGTASDVQSRHPRADVRIDAAGCVMMPGFVDAHTHTVFAGSREHEVEWKARGLGYAEIAARGGGILSTVRATRDASEDELVRTGSKRLRSMLASGTTTLEVKTGYGLRTDDEVKMLRATARAASLAGVDVVSTFLGAHAIPPEYDGRPDAYVDLVSGEMLEAVQATGLATFCDVFVDEGYFTPEQARRILEKAKVAGLLPKIHADELAETGGAALAAELSAVSADHLAHASGDGIDAMARAGVIGVLLPATSLASRLPFADGRRLVAAGVPVALGTDFNPNCWCESLQLAAALACHHNGLVPAEAIVASTINAAHAVGRAGDVGSLEPGKQADLLVLDIPSHRHLGYRIGGNAVRTVVKRGRVNAASR, from the coding sequence ATGATGCCCGCGAAGGCGCACAAGGTCCGCGCGACGAGAGGAGAGAAGGCCGCGGCCCCCGGAACTCTCGTCGTCGAACACGCCACGGAACTCCTCACGCTGCGCGGTCCACCCGGGCCGCGGGCGGGGGCGGCCGCGGCGGAACTCGGAATCGTGGAGGACGGAGCCGTTTACGTGGAGGGGGACCGGATCGTCGACGTCGGGACGGCCTCCGACGTCCAATCGAGGCATCCCCGCGCCGACGTTCGGATCGACGCGGCGGGCTGCGTCATGATGCCAGGCTTCGTCGACGCGCATACGCACACCGTCTTCGCGGGTTCGCGCGAGCACGAGGTCGAGTGGAAGGCGCGGGGCCTCGGCTACGCCGAGATCGCCGCTCGCGGGGGAGGAATCCTCTCCACGGTCCGCGCGACGCGGGACGCCTCGGAGGACGAACTCGTCCGCACCGGTTCCAAACGATTGCGATCGATGCTCGCTTCCGGGACGACGACGCTCGAAGTCAAGACGGGATACGGACTGCGGACGGACGATGAAGTGAAGATGCTGCGCGCCACCGCCCGCGCCGCGTCCCTTGCCGGCGTTGACGTCGTGTCGACGTTCCTCGGGGCCCACGCAATCCCGCCGGAATACGATGGCCGTCCAGATGCCTACGTCGACTTGGTGTCGGGCGAAATGCTCGAAGCCGTCCAGGCGACTGGCCTCGCCACCTTCTGTGACGTGTTCGTGGACGAGGGGTACTTCACGCCGGAGCAGGCTCGGCGAATCCTCGAGAAAGCGAAGGTCGCGGGCCTGCTTCCGAAGATCCACGCGGACGAACTTGCCGAGACCGGCGGCGCCGCGCTCGCTGCGGAGCTCAGCGCGGTGTCCGCGGACCACCTCGCGCACGCGTCCGGGGACGGGATCGACGCGATGGCCCGCGCCGGCGTCATTGGCGTGCTCCTCCCGGCTACATCGCTCGCCTCTCGACTCCCGTTCGCGGACGGACGGCGACTCGTCGCGGCCGGGGTGCCGGTCGCCTTAGGGACGGACTTCAACCCGAACTGCTGGTGCGAGTCGTTGCAACTGGCCGCTGCGCTCGCCTGCCATCACAACGGCCTCGTTCCTGCGGAGGCGATCGTCGCGTCCACAATCAACGCAGCACATGCGGTCGGCCGCGCTGGCGACGTCGGGAGCCTCGAACCCGGGAAGCAGGCCGATCTCCTCGTCCTGGACATCCCGTCCCATCGTCACTTGGGTTATCGGATCGGAGGAAATGCCGTCCGGACGGTCGTGAAGAGGGGTCGCGTCAACGCCGCGTCCCGCTAG
- a CDS encoding antibiotic biosynthesis monooxygenase, which translates to MIARTWHGVTDKSKADDYSDYLEESGVKEYRKTKGNQGVYVLRRDEGERTHFLLISLWDSFDAIRRFAGRDMERAVYYPRDREFLLELEPRVSHYEVLVSPEAVR; encoded by the coding sequence ATGATCGCTCGAACCTGGCACGGGGTGACGGACAAATCGAAGGCCGACGACTACTCCGACTACCTTGAAGAGAGCGGAGTCAAGGAGTATCGCAAGACGAAAGGCAACCAAGGCGTCTATGTCTTGCGACGGGATGAGGGCGAGCGGACGCACTTCCTGCTGATCTCACTCTGGGACTCGTTCGACGCAATCCGACGATTCGCGGGTCGGGACATGGAGAGGGCCGTCTACTATCCGCGGGATCGGGAATTCCTCCTCGAGCTGGAACCTCGCGTCTCGCACTACGAAGTGCTCGTCTCCCCAGAGGCGGTCCGCTAA
- a CDS encoding NDP-sugar synthase gives MKAVVLAGGEGTRLKPLTYKRPKPLMPVAGRPCIDYVLRSLAASGFHEIIVTTAYLSDALIKSIGDGVDYNASILYSFEENPAGTAGAVRRVGSFIDETFVVAMGDLLCDVDFKALFDFHKRRGGVGTIALTEVDDPTQYGIVGLDGKGRIAKFREKPKREEAFSNLANAGIYVLEPEILDFIPADQKFDFAKDLFPKLLAKGVPLHGSKLDGVWMDIGRPHDLWKASMEIVRREGKPLRRAGIASEGPVILDSAARVEDGVTIRGPCYVGPGALLRRGSVADNACLYEGARVEAKAVVRNSIVLEGSVVGAAAEIVDSVVSRNCIIEDGARIASSIIGDSMTIRAGSRLENATVSQPP, from the coding sequence ATGAAGGCCGTCGTCCTCGCCGGAGGAGAGGGGACCCGGCTCAAGCCGCTCACCTACAAACGGCCGAAACCGCTGATGCCGGTCGCCGGCCGGCCGTGCATCGACTACGTCCTGCGCTCCCTCGCGGCGTCCGGATTCCATGAGATCATCGTGACGACGGCGTACCTGTCGGACGCCCTGATCAAGTCGATCGGCGACGGCGTCGACTACAACGCGTCGATCCTCTACAGCTTCGAGGAGAATCCTGCGGGCACCGCGGGCGCGGTCCGTCGGGTCGGCAGCTTCATCGACGAGACGTTCGTCGTCGCGATGGGGGACCTCCTCTGCGACGTCGACTTCAAGGCGCTCTTCGACTTCCACAAGCGGAGGGGCGGCGTCGGGACGATCGCGCTCACGGAGGTTGACGACCCGACGCAGTACGGAATCGTCGGGCTCGATGGGAAGGGCCGGATCGCGAAGTTCCGCGAGAAGCCGAAGCGGGAGGAGGCGTTCTCGAACCTCGCGAACGCAGGCATCTACGTGCTCGAGCCGGAGATCCTCGATTTCATCCCGGCGGACCAGAAGTTCGATTTCGCGAAAGACCTGTTCCCGAAGCTCCTCGCGAAGGGCGTCCCGCTCCACGGCTCCAAGCTCGATGGCGTTTGGATGGACATCGGGCGGCCGCACGACCTCTGGAAGGCGAGCATGGAAATCGTGCGGCGAGAGGGCAAGCCGCTCCGGCGGGCCGGGATCGCGAGCGAAGGGCCTGTGATCCTCGACTCCGCCGCCCGCGTGGAGGACGGCGTCACGATCCGAGGCCCGTGCTACGTCGGGCCCGGCGCGCTCTTGCGCCGCGGCAGCGTCGCGGACAACGCCTGCCTGTACGAAGGCGCGCGGGTCGAAGCCAAGGCGGTGGTCCGCAACAGCATCGTATTGGAGGGCAGCGTCGTCGGGGCGGCCGCGGAAATCGTCGACAGCGTCGTCTCCCGGAACTGCATCATCGAGGACGGAGCGCGCATCGCCTCGAGCATCATCGGGGACTCGATGACGATTCGTGCCGGATCGCGGCTGGAGAACGCGACGGTCTCTCAACCGCCGTAA
- the rsmA gene encoding 16S rRNA (adenine(1518)-N(6)/adenine(1519)-N(6))-dimethyltransferase RsmA, translated as MDEDARRTLRRLGIRPRKGLGQHFLIDGRVANRHVGHANVGAADVVLEIGPGLGILTRRLVERARRVIAIEADRRFAVYLRDSLPEVEVIGGDALKVEWPPFDVLASNLPYKISSPITFRMLEERFDRAVLMYQWEFARRMIAKPATADYSRLSVGVYRRAACEILERVPRNAFHPQPRVDSALVRLVPRPSPFPIADPVRFDAVVDALFAHRRKTVENGLRLSWRAFAETPHALESILPSVPFRTRRVEELSPDEIGRIADAMRGAKG; from the coding sequence GTGGACGAGGACGCCCGCCGCACGCTTCGTCGCCTCGGGATCCGGCCCCGGAAAGGGCTGGGCCAGCACTTCCTCATCGATGGGCGAGTCGCGAACCGCCACGTCGGCCATGCGAACGTCGGCGCCGCGGACGTCGTGCTGGAGATCGGTCCCGGCCTCGGCATCCTGACGCGGAGGCTTGTCGAGCGGGCGCGGCGCGTCATCGCGATCGAGGCCGACCGTCGTTTCGCCGTCTACCTGCGAGATTCGCTCCCCGAAGTCGAGGTGATTGGGGGCGACGCGCTCAAGGTCGAGTGGCCGCCGTTCGACGTGCTCGCGTCGAACCTGCCCTACAAGATCTCCTCGCCGATTACGTTCCGGATGCTCGAAGAGCGGTTCGACCGGGCGGTCCTGATGTACCAGTGGGAGTTCGCACGGCGGATGATTGCGAAGCCGGCGACCGCGGATTACTCCCGGCTGAGCGTCGGGGTCTACCGCCGGGCCGCATGCGAAATCCTGGAGCGGGTCCCACGGAACGCTTTCCACCCGCAGCCGCGCGTCGACTCCGCGCTCGTCCGGCTCGTCCCGCGTCCAAGCCCATTCCCGATCGCGGACCCGGTCCGGTTCGACGCGGTCGTGGACGCGCTGTTCGCGCATCGCCGGAAGACGGTCGAGAACGGCCTCCGGCTCTCCTGGCGGGCGTTCGCCGAGACGCCCCACGCTCTCGAGTCGATTCTCCCTTCCGTCCCGTTCCGGACGCGCCGCGTCGAGGAACTCTCCCCGGACGAGATCGGTCGAATCGCCGATGCGATGCGCGGTGCAAAAGGTTAA
- a CDS encoding SRPBCC domain-containing protein: MSGPPTPGKPPPPPARSVLLADAKITIAAPIPRVFEALVDAGQLGQWWADDPRVEAELGGRYEGTLSDGRVEGSITAIDGPGKLSFMWPIPHEGGSVETSVAYELSPRGAQTFVHLVHRAPNPVPGEWPGLWASALESLKTFLEGASAGSE; encoded by the coding sequence ATGTCCGGTCCCCCGACGCCCGGCAAGCCGCCGCCCCCGCCGGCGCGCAGCGTCCTCCTGGCCGACGCGAAGATCACGATCGCGGCTCCGATCCCCCGGGTGTTCGAGGCGCTCGTCGACGCCGGGCAACTCGGGCAATGGTGGGCGGACGATCCGCGGGTCGAGGCCGAGCTGGGCGGCCGCTACGAAGGCACGCTTTCGGACGGCCGCGTCGAGGGTTCGATCACGGCGATCGATGGCCCGGGGAAGCTCTCGTTCATGTGGCCGATCCCCCACGAAGGCGGCTCGGTCGAGACGAGCGTCGCGTACGAACTCAGCCCAAGAGGCGCGCAGACGTTCGTGCACCTGGTCCATCGCGCCCCGAACCCCGTCCCGGGAGAGTGGCCGGGCCTGTGGGCGAGCGCGCTCGAGTCGTTGAAGACGTTCCTTGAAGGCGCCTCCGCCGGCTCCGAGTGA
- a CDS encoding radical SAM protein → MRLEERPFGGFARGSLPVGCRQCTDGAKMVLFVTGVCSFHCFYCPVSDEKMYKDVVFADEKRVTRDEDVLEEARAIRATGAGITGGDPLDAVERTCRYIHILKEEFGPAFHTHLYTMSTDPEKIRALADAGLDEIRFHVPPGLWARAASSAYVAASRLGRSLGVTVGLEIPLIPEREADLVRLIEWAEAEGLAFVNLNEMEFSEANFGRMRVHGYEMKHELSYGVKGADAVALRILGRRWKTTVHYCTSGYKDGWQLRSRIKRRAESVARPWDVITEDGTLIKGIVEGSDLDGLKEDLTRRYRVPRDLMGVDGPRKRLEIAPWVLEELAPRLHRPAFLVEEYPTADGLEVERTRLA, encoded by the coding sequence GTGCGACTCGAGGAACGTCCGTTCGGAGGGTTCGCCCGCGGCTCCCTGCCCGTCGGCTGCCGCCAGTGCACCGACGGCGCGAAGATGGTGCTCTTCGTGACCGGCGTGTGCTCGTTCCACTGCTTCTATTGCCCGGTCTCGGACGAGAAGATGTACAAGGACGTCGTCTTCGCCGACGAGAAGCGGGTGACGCGGGACGAGGACGTCCTGGAGGAGGCCCGCGCGATCCGGGCCACCGGCGCGGGGATCACCGGCGGCGACCCGCTCGATGCGGTCGAGCGAACGTGCCGCTACATCCACATCCTGAAGGAGGAATTCGGCCCGGCGTTCCATACGCACCTGTACACGATGTCAACCGATCCGGAGAAGATCCGCGCCCTCGCGGACGCCGGCCTGGACGAAATCAGGTTCCACGTGCCGCCGGGTTTGTGGGCACGAGCGGCGTCGAGCGCCTACGTCGCGGCGTCGCGGCTCGGCCGGTCGCTCGGCGTGACGGTCGGCCTGGAGATCCCGCTCATCCCGGAGCGGGAGGCGGACCTCGTCCGGCTGATCGAATGGGCAGAGGCCGAAGGCTTGGCGTTCGTCAACCTGAACGAGATGGAGTTCTCCGAAGCGAACTTCGGCCGCATGCGCGTGCATGGGTACGAGATGAAGCACGAGCTCTCGTACGGCGTCAAGGGCGCCGACGCGGTCGCCTTGCGGATCCTCGGGCGGCGGTGGAAGACGACGGTTCACTACTGCACGAGCGGGTACAAGGACGGATGGCAGCTCCGGTCGCGCATCAAGCGACGGGCGGAGAGCGTCGCGCGGCCTTGGGATGTCATCACGGAGGACGGCACGCTGATCAAGGGCATCGTCGAAGGATCCGACCTCGACGGCCTGAAGGAGGACCTCACGCGGAGGTACCGCGTGCCGAGGGACCTCATGGGCGTCGACGGCCCGCGGAAGCGCCTTGAGATCGCGCCGTGGGTCCTCGAGGAGCTCGCTCCCCGCTTGCATCGGCCGGCGTTCCTGGTCGAGGAGTATCCGACGGCGGACGGGCTGGAAGTCGAGCGGACGCGACTCGCGTGA
- a CDS encoding SNF2-related protein — MSSPGREASSAEAALALEFSPSDPELLARAFGSPGDGPRAWRLNGEAHRLSLVDGFDRLLAWPSLRGVRRYEHQERTAMRVLRDLHGRAVLADEVGLGKTIEAGLILKEYAIRGLVRRALILTPPSLTSQWREEMETKFSLPFEVLRSAGDWERRPLLIASIDTAKRAAHRRAAQARSWDLVVVDEAHRLKNRTSLNWRFVSGLSKKYMLLLTATPVQNDMEELFNLISLLKPGALHTHDGFLERYVASADRRVPARVPELRNRLRAVMIRNRRGIAFTLPPRRVHSFAVRLGPAERRLYDDVTEFVRDAYWAASGRLPWTARLTLIVLQREIGSSTFAVAETLDRLARGPTFGPEDCERLERLRDDARAIATNIKADRLRTFLRTFDEKALVFTQYVRTLRYLEEVLRADGYRIATYHGGLGVAAKDAAVRAFRKDGQVFLSTEAGGEGRNLQFARAVVNYDLPWNPLRIEQRIGRVHRLGQEREVHVVNVWAEDTIEAYLMELLDRKIHMFELVVGELDLILGQLDERRSFEELLLDVWALREAEERRAAMRRLGDALVRARDQYDKVRERNEEVLGEVGGEAPRD; from the coding sequence ATGTCCTCCCCCGGCCGGGAGGCTTCCTCGGCAGAGGCCGCTCTCGCCCTGGAATTCAGCCCGTCCGATCCGGAACTCCTCGCCCGCGCCTTCGGCTCGCCGGGAGACGGCCCGCGCGCGTGGCGACTGAACGGCGAGGCGCATCGGCTCTCCCTGGTCGACGGCTTCGACCGCCTCCTCGCGTGGCCGTCCCTCCGCGGCGTGCGCCGGTACGAGCACCAGGAGCGCACCGCGATGCGCGTCCTGCGGGATCTGCACGGCCGCGCCGTCCTCGCGGACGAGGTCGGCCTCGGGAAGACGATCGAGGCGGGCCTCATCCTGAAGGAGTACGCGATCCGCGGCCTGGTCCGTCGGGCGCTCATCCTCACGCCGCCCTCGCTGACGTCGCAGTGGCGGGAGGAGATGGAGACGAAGTTCTCCCTCCCGTTCGAGGTGCTCCGCTCGGCCGGCGACTGGGAGCGTCGGCCACTGCTCATCGCGTCGATAGACACGGCGAAGCGCGCGGCGCACCGGCGGGCCGCGCAGGCCCGATCCTGGGACCTCGTCGTGGTCGACGAGGCGCATCGCCTCAAGAACCGCACGAGCTTGAACTGGCGCTTCGTCTCCGGCCTTTCGAAGAAGTACATGCTCCTCCTGACCGCGACGCCGGTCCAGAACGACATGGAGGAACTGTTCAACCTGATCAGCCTCCTCAAGCCGGGTGCGCTGCACACGCACGACGGCTTCCTTGAGCGGTACGTCGCGAGCGCGGACCGTCGCGTGCCGGCGCGGGTGCCGGAGCTGCGCAATCGACTCCGGGCCGTCATGATCCGGAACCGCCGAGGGATCGCCTTCACCCTGCCGCCCCGTCGGGTGCATAGCTTCGCGGTGCGCCTCGGACCGGCGGAGCGGCGGCTCTACGACGACGTCACGGAGTTCGTACGCGACGCGTACTGGGCCGCCTCCGGGCGGCTCCCGTGGACGGCGCGGCTCACGCTCATCGTGCTGCAGCGGGAGATCGGCAGCAGCACCTTTGCGGTCGCCGAGACGCTCGATCGGCTCGCCCGCGGTCCGACGTTCGGCCCGGAGGACTGTGAGCGGCTCGAACGCCTCCGGGACGATGCGCGCGCGATCGCGACGAACATCAAGGCGGACCGACTCCGGACGTTCCTGCGGACGTTCGACGAAAAGGCGCTCGTCTTCACGCAATACGTTCGCACCCTCCGGTATTTGGAGGAGGTCCTCCGGGCCGACGGGTATCGCATCGCGACGTACCACGGGGGCTTGGGAGTCGCCGCGAAGGACGCGGCCGTCCGTGCGTTCCGAAAGGACGGTCAGGTGTTCTTGAGCACGGAGGCGGGCGGGGAGGGCCGGAACCTGCAGTTCGCGCGCGCGGTCGTGAACTACGACCTACCGTGGAACCCGCTTCGGATCGAGCAACGGATCGGTCGCGTGCACCGCCTGGGCCAGGAGCGCGAGGTGCACGTCGTGAACGTCTGGGCGGAGGACACGATCGAAGCGTACCTGATGGAGCTGCTCGACCGCAAGATCCACATGTTCGAGCTCGTCGTCGGCGAGCTGGACCTCATCCTCGGTCAGCTCGACGAGCGGCGATCGTTCGAGGAGCTCCTCCTCGACGTCTGGGCGTTGCGGGAAGCGGAGGAGCGACGCGCCGCGATGCGGAGGCTCGGGGACGCCCTCGTCCGCGCCCGGGACCAGTACGATAAAGTGAGGGAGCGAAACGAGGAGGTCCTCGGCGAGGTTGGCGGGGAGGCGCCGCGTGACTGA